A genomic region of Macrobrachium nipponense isolate FS-2020 chromosome 40, ASM1510439v2, whole genome shotgun sequence contains the following coding sequences:
- the LOC135211942 gene encoding uncharacterized protein LOC135211942, with translation MSVHASEDCGQTRRYTFRRIKTTTIRFQVKAPHDVAICLSTDDEEEPQDMYEIFIGCWEDGNYSGIRRHKHDDVCRVETPGIVTDDEFRSFWIKIQRGVVKVGRRGEKHAFMSYTDPESLLHVTWYGFSTGWGASGEWIFPDDDDGSSSSSSAMSSSDSEAEDINNLDDRPIQYKRPARWVPCKGGYFPQRPISGGEGPDGEVYVGLARHEDSYVIGMVVPDHGVCYVPYGGEAVPKSEYFVLSNPGSVNLTWEPSSGGKVPPGALNGGIDGGEVLYIGRVLIDGIASVGKVHPSHGCVYVPYGGAEHSHRDYEVLCVRGLPVKI, from the exons TACACGCTTCCGAAGACTGCGGCCAGACGCGCCGTTACACCTTCCGGCGCATCAAGACGACGACAATTCGCTTCCAGGTGAAAGCGCCCCACGACGTAGCCATCTGCCTCTCTACCGACGACGAGGAGGAGCCTCAAGACATGTATGAGATCTTCATCGGCTGCTGGGAGGACGGCAATTACTCCGGCATTCGGCGCCACAAGCATGACGACGTCTGCCGGGTGGAGACTCCAGGGATTGTGACCGACGACGAGTTCAGGAGCTTCTGGATCAAGATCCAGCGCGGCGTGGTGAAG GTTGGAAGGAGAGGTGAAAAGCACGCCTTCATGTCCTACACCGACCCCGAGTCGCTGCTGCACGTCACTTGGTATGGATTTTCGACGGGATGGGGTGCCTCAGGGGAGTGGATTTTCCCCG ATGATGACGACGGGTCGTCTTCCTCGTCTTCCGCCATGTCGTCATCGGATTCGGAGGCCGAGGACATCAACAACCTGGATGACAGAC CCATTCAGTACAAACGCCCCGCCAGGTGGGTGCCCTGCAAGGGGGGCTACTTCCCCCAGCGACCCATCTCGGGGGGCGAAGGCCCCGACGGGGAAGTGTACGTCGGGTTGGCACGCCACGAAGACAGCTACGTCATCGGCATGGTCGTGCCCGATCACGGCGTCTGTTACGTGCCCTACGGAGGGGAAGCCGTGCCCAAGTCAGAGTATTTT GTCCTGAGTAATCCGGGCTCTGTCAACCTGACCTGGGAACCCTCGAGCGGCGGAAAAGTGCCCCCGGGGGCACTCAATGGGGGCATTGACGGGGGTGAGGTTCTTTACATCGGAAGGGTACTCATTGATGGCATCGCCTCAGTGGGGAAG GTGCACCCAAGTCACGGCTGCGTCTACGTCCCCTATGGTGGCGCGGAACATTCCCATCGTGATTACGAGGTACTGTGTGTTAGAGGTCTGCCTGTCAAGATATAA